Genomic DNA from Porites lutea chromosome 4, jaPorLute2.1, whole genome shotgun sequence:
AAACGTGGACTGCTGAAGATCTGAAGGTATTATTCACTCCCTATGGCAATATCGTCAACAGTAAGATCCTGACAGAACCAATGACCGGTGCATCAAAGGGTGTTGGCTTTATTCTTTACGATTTGAAGTCAGAGGCTGAAGCTGCCATTGCAGCTGTAAATAACACTATGCCTTCTGGAGCAACAGAGATAATGTACGTTCGTTTTGCTGATGACAATACTTCTAAACTGAAGCCACCACCTGGAGCTGCTCCTAGTATGCCTCAGCGACCAAGTTTCGATCTCGGTCCTCAACAGCAGCAAGGGGCAATTGGACCCATGGGACAGGCTATGATGAATCGTCGTGCCAACCGATTCAATCCCATGTTCGGAGGATCCCAGATTCCTCCCCCATCTGGGTTTGCCCCAATGTCGTACTCTGGGGGTGGTGGCAGTGGCgttactttgtttgtttacaacatTGGTACCAAGGCAACTGAAGCTGCAGTTTATAGACTCTTTGCACCATATGGTGAAATAAAGAAGATCAATGTGATGTGGGATTGGGAAAGAGGACAGTGCAAAGGATTTTGCTTTGTTACCATGGGTACAATTCAGGAAGCTCAAAATGCTATCCATGCACTAAATGGCTTTACATATGACCAGCAACCTCTGCAAGTAAAGCTGAAAACACCAAAGATGTGAAATTCACCTTCCTTTGTGCTATGTGGTACAGTGCAACACATTaatttcctagtttaaaaaaacaCACTGTATTTATTATGTAGTGTTTTTCCttccaataatattttttacctgTATAGTTACTGTTTCAGCAAATGAACAATATTTCTGACATCATCAAAATCTGCATGCCATGTGGTACAAAATTTTTGCAGATAATCAATTTTTGGTGTGTTGTGGGAAGAGTGGTTTTTCTCACTGGAGATttaatttttgctattttttagaAAGCCACATTCACGTGGACTGATaacattttaatgttttaattaaGCAAACACCATTTTTTTGGTATGTACAGTGGAGTTGATTTCTGGGAAAATGTTTGcggtattttttttgtgtgggAAGTTCTTTTGTAGATTATGGggggaaaagaaaattggaacccACAAAAATTTAGTGCCACAAGGTATGTTTGAGCATTGTTCAACGAACCCCAAGACAGTTGTTGTGGAATAAGCTATCTACATTGTATTACCAGAAAGAATTTATTATAGAGACATCATATGGAGTTAAGACAGTCAGTAGAGCAAATCTGGTTTAATAAGATATTGCTTCAAACAATCAGAATGGCTCATATAAGATGAAATGGATGGCTGTGTAAAGACAGTGGACAACATAGGCTTATTTTATACATGCCATAATTAAGACGACTGAGATTATTTACCAAGTTaccttagtttttgtttttgacctcTTGCTTGTTTCTACGAGACTGTCGTGGTTAAATACATGTATCTCTCTTAGGATTATCATgagcagggctgtcactaataTTTCACGTTGCCCAGTATATGCAGTTAGTAGACAGTGAATTGAAtggaagttcttttggttccattttctttttgtttcctatatgaaagtagccaggggtcaTGCTCATAGTAGCCATGGGAAATCCCCTGCCCCCACCCCTTGGTGACAACCCTGATGAGGCCACATGTTTTTCTCATGTAAAT
This window encodes:
- the LOC140933449 gene encoding ELAV-like protein 1-B; amino-acid sequence: MAAVGDNIADSENKTNLIINYIPQSYSDAEFKALFQQIGPTKSCKICRHKATGYSYGFGFVEYFTPEHAQSAIDKLNGFQIENKFIKVALSRKGGEKIKGANLYVRNIPKTWTAEDLKVLFTPYGNIVNSKILTEPMTGASKGVGFILYDLKSEAEAAIAAVNNTMPSGATEIMYVRFADDNTSKLKPPPGAAPSMPQRPSFDLGPQQQQGAIGPMGQAMMNRRANRFNPMFGGSQIPPPSGFAPMSYSGGGGSGVTLFVYNIGTKATEAAVYRLFAPYGEIKKINVMWDWERGQCKGFCFVTMGTIQEAQNAIHALNGFTYDQQPLQVKLKTPKM